One Pseudonocardia sediminis DNA window includes the following coding sequences:
- a CDS encoding FKBP-type peptidyl-prolyl cis-trans isomerase, producing MPAAKPVVDPVDGPVPTDLDATDISLGDGTEAKPGDRVAVHYVGVAHSTGEEFDASYNRGQPLQFALGAGQVISGWDTGVTGMKVGGRRRLVIPPHLGYGDRGAGGVIAPGETLIFVVDLVGVN from the coding sequence GTGCCCGCAGCCAAGCCCGTCGTCGACCCGGTCGACGGCCCCGTCCCCACCGATCTCGACGCCACCGACATCAGCCTCGGTGACGGCACCGAGGCCAAGCCCGGCGACCGCGTCGCCGTGCACTACGTCGGGGTCGCCCACTCGACCGGCGAGGAGTTCGACGCCTCCTACAACCGCGGCCAGCCGCTGCAGTTCGCCCTCGGCGCCGGTCAGGTCATCTCCGGCTGGGACACCGGCGTCACCGGCATGAAGGTCGGCGGACGCCGCCGCCTCGTCATCCCGCCGCACCTGGGCTACGGCGACCGCGGCGCCGGTGGCGTCATCGCCCCCGGCGAGACGCTGATCTTCGTGGTGGACCTGGTCGGGGTGAACTGA
- the pqqE gene encoding pyrroloquinoline quinone biosynthesis protein PqqE, with product MDSDSKNRVDQPFGLLAELTYRCPLACAYCSNPLELAAYDDEMTTAEWQRVFTEAAEMGVLQCHLSGGEPLLRRDLTDLVRTAADLGMYTNLVTSAIGFSPSRAELLREAGLDHVQVSVQADEPSTSDRIAGIPSFERKLKAAAVVKDLGWPLTVNVVLHRQNIDRVAEIIALVEELDADRVELANTQYYGWAWRNRAALLPSREQLAGAEDVVRAARERLKGRMEILHVLPDYYSDYPKPCMGGWAARQLTVAPNGDALPCPAAQTLPLPRASVREDSLETIWQSSPMFTAFRGTDWMQDPCRSCDRREIDFGGCRCQAFQLTGDPARTDPVCHLSPDHELVTDAVRGANETGRPADELLVPRPHRS from the coding sequence ATGGACAGTGACAGCAAGAACAGGGTCGACCAGCCCTTCGGGTTGCTCGCCGAGCTCACCTACCGGTGCCCGCTGGCGTGCGCCTACTGCTCCAACCCGCTGGAGCTCGCGGCCTACGACGACGAGATGACCACCGCGGAGTGGCAGCGCGTGTTCACCGAGGCCGCCGAGATGGGCGTCCTGCAGTGCCACCTCTCCGGCGGTGAGCCGCTGCTGCGCCGCGACCTCACCGACCTCGTGCGCACCGCCGCCGACCTGGGGATGTACACGAACCTGGTGACGAGCGCGATCGGCTTCTCGCCCAGCCGCGCGGAGCTCCTGCGCGAGGCCGGGCTCGACCACGTCCAGGTCAGCGTGCAGGCCGACGAGCCGTCGACGTCGGACCGGATCGCCGGCATCCCGTCGTTCGAGCGCAAGCTCAAGGCGGCCGCCGTGGTGAAGGACCTGGGCTGGCCGCTGACGGTCAACGTGGTGCTGCACCGGCAGAACATCGACCGCGTCGCCGAGATCATCGCGCTGGTCGAGGAGCTCGACGCGGACCGGGTCGAGCTGGCCAACACCCAGTACTACGGCTGGGCGTGGCGCAACCGCGCCGCGCTGCTGCCGAGCCGCGAGCAGCTCGCCGGGGCCGAGGACGTCGTCCGCGCCGCGCGGGAGCGGCTGAAGGGCCGGATGGAGATCCTGCACGTCCTGCCCGACTACTACAGCGACTACCCCAAGCCCTGCATGGGCGGGTGGGCCGCGCGCCAGCTCACCGTCGCCCCCAACGGCGACGCACTGCCCTGTCCCGCGGCGCAGACCCTGCCGCTGCCGCGGGCGAGCGTGCGGGAGGACTCGCTGGAGACGATCTGGCAGTCCTCGCCGATGTTCACCGCGTTCCGCGGCACGGACTGGATGCAGGACCCCTGCCGCAGCTGCGACCGCCGCGAGATCGACTTCGGCGGCTGCCGCTGCCAGGCGTTCCAGCTCACCGGGGACCCGGCGCGGACCGACCCGGTCTGCCACCTCTCGCCCGACCACGAGCTGGTGACCGACGCCGTCCGCGGGGCCAACGAGACGGGCCGGCCGGCGGACGAGCTGCTCGTCCCCCGGCCGCACCGCTCCTGA
- a CDS encoding metallophosphoesterase family protein — protein sequence MHVLLISDTHVPVRAKDLPEQVWAAVDAADVVVHAGDWMDVTLLGRLEARSARLVACWGNNDGPELRGRLPETAHAELGGVRVAVTHETGAAQGRERRCARAHPDVDLLVFGHSHIPWDSVAELPGGGELRLLNPGSPTDRRRQPTHTWMTLELGDGRIGPVTLHHREPT from the coding sequence GTGCACGTCCTGCTGATCTCCGACACGCACGTACCGGTCCGGGCGAAGGACCTGCCCGAGCAGGTCTGGGCGGCGGTCGACGCCGCCGACGTCGTCGTGCACGCCGGGGACTGGATGGACGTCACCCTGCTCGGCCGGCTCGAGGCCCGCTCGGCCCGGCTCGTCGCCTGCTGGGGCAACAACGACGGCCCCGAGCTGCGCGGGCGGCTGCCGGAGACGGCGCACGCCGAGCTCGGCGGGGTCCGGGTCGCCGTTACCCACGAGACGGGCGCGGCGCAGGGGCGGGAACGCCGTTGTGCCCGCGCCCACCCGGACGTCGACCTGCTGGTGTTCGGCCACAGCCACATCCCGTGGGACTCCGTCGCGGAGCTCCCCGGCGGCGGTGAGCTGCGGCTGCTCAACCCCGGGTCGCCGACCGACCGCCGGCGGCAGCCCACGCACACGTGGATGACGCTGGAGCTGGGCGACGGCCGGATCGGGCCGGTCACCCTGCACCACCGAGAGCCGACATAG
- the pqqC gene encoding pyrroloquinoline-quinone synthase PqqC yields MTTTVNPATQTGPADTAELEGLIERLRAHSQSYHSAHPFHVRMNEGVLSPDQIRGWVANRYYYQEMIPRKDGAILANCPDPVVRRRWIRRITDHDGDAPGEGGIEAWLRLGEACGLSREEIEDHRHLAPGVRFAVDAYVTFAKTRPWVEAVASSLTELFAPDLMAERLSAFERYYTWIDSDGLTYFRNRLFQAPRDSEHALEVVMQYYRTPQDGDAAVNALSFKCDVLWSMMDAIEKAYPDEPRAE; encoded by the coding sequence ATGACGACGACGGTGAATCCCGCTACGCAGACCGGACCGGCGGACACGGCCGAGCTCGAGGGCCTGATCGAGCGGCTGCGCGCGCACTCGCAGAGCTACCACAGCGCACACCCGTTCCACGTGCGGATGAACGAGGGCGTGCTGAGCCCGGACCAGATCCGCGGCTGGGTGGCGAACCGGTACTACTACCAGGAGATGATCCCGCGCAAGGACGGGGCGATCCTGGCCAACTGTCCCGACCCGGTGGTGCGCCGGCGCTGGATCCGCCGCATCACCGACCACGACGGCGACGCCCCCGGCGAGGGCGGCATCGAGGCGTGGCTGCGTCTGGGTGAGGCCTGCGGGCTCAGCCGGGAGGAGATCGAGGACCACCGGCACCTCGCTCCGGGCGTGCGCTTCGCCGTCGACGCCTACGTGACGTTCGCGAAGACCCGGCCCTGGGTGGAGGCGGTCGCGTCCTCGCTGACCGAGCTGTTCGCCCCCGACCTGATGGCCGAGCGGCTCTCGGCGTTCGAGCGGTACTACACCTGGATCGATTCGGACGGGCTGACCTACTTCCGCAACCGCCTCTTCCAGGCGCCGCGGGACTCCGAGCACGCGCTCGAGGTCGTCATGCAGTACTACCGGACCCCGCAGGACGGCGACGCCGCGGTCAACGCGCTGTCGTTCAAGTGCGACGTGCTGTGGTCGATGATGGACGCGATCGAGAAGGCCTACCCGGACGAGCCCCGTGCCGAGTGA
- a CDS encoding metallophosphoesterase, giving the protein MSVNPRGETPDVGVPAALARDMTVAEQHEWITGFLRRHRVSRRTALRGGAGALAALGMAGAPWAQQSRALAAEAPVAVIGRHLSFGADPTTAMAIAGELTAKPGARPIGVDLGTDTGYGRSLPVEIRPLQSLVPQGDGSIRGAEQWFVHADATGLRPGHRYHYRFRMPDGSVTPDASFRTAPVRGDREPFTFTAFADQGVSIDPPDGQKGFKDKYKPTDTRRTPAPSDAMVARIASDEPAFHLLAGDICYADPTGNGKQIKNFAPEEAPEEFNNFDPTVWTAYFGAIERSAASTPWMFATGNHDMEALYDGNTAPGGANHGYGGHLARLDLPGNGPSSCPSVYSFTHGTVGVVSVDANDLSEEIPTNAGYSGGAQLRWLETTLAGFRKDPGVDFVVAFFHHCAFATSGSHASDAGVRKALAPLFDKYRVDLAVQGHNHQYERTNPIRGGRSTVQAADRSTVRPAHDGTTYICVGSGGRPSYTWQKGETDRFRGHTGPDSGTEVTSFLAGRDDAKTLEKVDWSQSRYLGYAYLRCEVVPGRPGGVSYLRVRAITDAGHEIDRVELARDVPRHGAAATSSGWTTHPPTGLSVPGTVPA; this is encoded by the coding sequence ATGAGCGTGAACCCACGGGGGGAGACACCGGACGTCGGTGTGCCGGCCGCACTGGCCCGGGACATGACCGTCGCCGAGCAGCACGAGTGGATCACCGGCTTCCTGCGCCGGCACCGGGTCAGCCGCCGGACGGCGCTGCGCGGCGGTGCGGGGGCACTGGCCGCGCTGGGCATGGCCGGGGCGCCGTGGGCGCAGCAGAGCCGGGCGCTGGCGGCCGAGGCGCCGGTGGCGGTGATCGGGCGGCACCTGTCGTTCGGCGCCGACCCGACGACGGCGATGGCGATCGCCGGGGAGCTGACCGCGAAGCCGGGCGCGCGCCCGATCGGCGTCGACCTCGGCACCGACACCGGCTACGGGCGGTCGCTGCCGGTGGAGATCCGGCCGCTGCAGAGCCTGGTCCCGCAGGGCGACGGCTCGATCCGCGGTGCCGAGCAGTGGTTCGTGCACGCGGACGCGACCGGTCTGCGCCCCGGCCACCGCTACCACTACCGGTTCCGGATGCCCGACGGCTCGGTCACCCCGGACGCGTCCTTCCGCACCGCGCCCGTGCGCGGCGACCGGGAGCCGTTCACGTTCACCGCGTTCGCCGACCAGGGCGTCAGCATCGACCCGCCGGACGGGCAGAAGGGGTTCAAGGACAAGTACAAGCCCACCGACACGCGGCGCACGCCCGCGCCGTCGGACGCGATGGTCGCGCGGATCGCGTCCGACGAGCCCGCGTTCCACCTGCTGGCCGGCGACATCTGCTACGCCGACCCGACCGGGAACGGCAAGCAGATCAAGAACTTCGCGCCCGAGGAGGCGCCGGAGGAGTTCAACAACTTCGACCCGACGGTCTGGACGGCCTACTTCGGCGCGATCGAACGCTCCGCCGCGTCCACCCCGTGGATGTTCGCCACCGGCAACCACGACATGGAGGCCCTCTACGACGGCAACACCGCGCCGGGCGGGGCGAACCACGGCTACGGCGGGCACCTGGCCCGTCTGGACCTCCCGGGGAACGGGCCGAGCAGCTGCCCGTCGGTGTACTCGTTCACCCACGGCACCGTCGGGGTGGTCAGCGTGGACGCCAACGACCTGTCCGAGGAGATCCCCACCAACGCGGGCTACAGCGGTGGCGCCCAGCTGCGGTGGCTGGAGACGACGCTCGCCGGGTTCCGCAAGGACCCGGGCGTCGACTTCGTGGTCGCGTTCTTCCACCACTGCGCGTTCGCCACCAGCGGCTCGCACGCCTCCGACGCGGGCGTCCGCAAGGCGCTGGCCCCGCTGTTCGACAAGTACCGGGTGGACCTGGCCGTACAGGGGCACAACCACCAGTACGAGCGGACGAATCCGATCCGCGGCGGGCGCTCGACGGTCCAGGCCGCGGACCGCTCCACCGTCCGGCCCGCGCACGACGGGACGACCTACATCTGCGTCGGTTCCGGCGGACGGCCGAGCTACACCTGGCAGAAGGGCGAGACCGACCGCTTCCGCGGGCACACCGGCCCGGACAGCGGTACGGAGGTGACCAGCTTCCTCGCCGGGCGCGACGACGCGAAGACCCTGGAGAAGGTCGACTGGTCGCAGAGCCGCTACCTCGGCTATGCCTACCTGCGCTGCGAGGTCGTGCCGGGCCGGCCCGGGGGAGTGTCCTACCTGCGGGTCCGCGCGATCACCGACGCCGGCCACGAGATCGACCGGGTCGAGCTGGCCCGGGACGTCCCGCGGCACGGAGCCGCCGCCACCTCGAGCGGCTGGACCACCCACCCGCCGACCGGGCTGTCGGTGCCGGGGACCGTTCCCGCGTAG
- a CDS encoding TerC family protein codes for MNVPLWVWLVTIGVFVAIVAVDLFVVDHKPHAVTLGEVTRWVLFYIALAVVFGLGVWFFAGGTFAGEFFAGYITEYSLSVDNLFIFLIIMSSFKVPVIHQHRVLLVGIVIALIMRGLFIAVGAAAIEQFSWVFYLFAAFLIYTAVSLVRQGMGGDDEEWEEGRAIKLVRKVFPVTEDYHGAKTTVRIDGKRWLTPMLVVMIAIGLTDVMFALDSIPAIFGLTQESYLVFTANAFALMGLRQLYFLLGGLLKKLIYLSYGLAVLLAFIGVKLALHALHENELPFINGGQPLPVPEVGIGLSLAVIIGVLAVTTVVSLVAVRRNPALAEQGSGITAPPLARNKEEAARIVEQDDQEHAAQHERLLEKEKAEGRGQI; via the coding sequence TTGAACGTCCCCCTGTGGGTCTGGCTGGTCACGATCGGCGTGTTCGTCGCCATCGTGGCCGTCGACCTCTTCGTCGTCGACCACAAGCCGCACGCCGTCACCCTCGGCGAGGTGACGCGGTGGGTGCTGTTCTACATCGCGCTGGCGGTGGTGTTCGGCCTCGGCGTCTGGTTCTTCGCCGGCGGCACCTTCGCCGGTGAGTTCTTCGCCGGCTACATCACCGAGTACTCGCTCTCGGTCGACAACCTCTTCATCTTCCTGATCATCATGAGCTCGTTCAAGGTGCCGGTGATCCACCAGCACCGGGTGCTGCTCGTCGGCATCGTGATCGCGCTGATCATGCGCGGCCTGTTCATCGCCGTCGGCGCGGCCGCGATCGAGCAGTTCAGCTGGGTCTTCTACCTCTTCGCCGCGTTCCTGATCTACACCGCCGTGAGCCTGGTGCGCCAGGGCATGGGCGGCGACGACGAGGAGTGGGAGGAGGGGCGGGCCATCAAGCTGGTCCGCAAGGTCTTCCCGGTGACCGAGGACTACCACGGCGCCAAGACCACCGTTCGGATCGACGGCAAGCGCTGGCTGACCCCGATGCTCGTCGTGATGATCGCGATCGGGCTGACCGACGTGATGTTCGCGCTCGACTCGATCCCGGCCATCTTCGGCCTCACCCAGGAGTCCTACCTGGTCTTCACCGCGAACGCGTTCGCGCTGATGGGCCTGCGCCAGCTGTACTTCCTGCTCGGTGGCCTGCTCAAGAAGCTGATCTACCTCTCCTACGGCCTGGCCGTGCTGCTCGCGTTCATCGGCGTCAAGCTCGCCCTGCACGCACTGCACGAGAACGAGCTGCCGTTCATCAACGGCGGTCAGCCGCTGCCGGTCCCCGAGGTCGGCATCGGCCTATCCCTCGCGGTCATCATCGGCGTGCTCGCGGTGACGACGGTCGTCAGCCTCGTCGCCGTCCGCCGGAACCCGGCGCTGGCCGAGCAGGGCAGCGGGATCACCGCGCCGCCGCTGGCCCGGAACAAGGAGGAGGCGGCCCGGATCGTCGAGCAGGACGACCAGGAGCACGCCGCCCAGCACGAGCGACTCCTCGAGAAGGAGAAGGCCGAGGGACGCGGGCAGATCTGA
- a CDS encoding sodium:calcium antiporter — MTPIISIIVFAAGAAVLIYSAEKLITYLVGAARGLAISLFLLAILFTGIEFDDLVFGVVLNLEGLEDVALGVIFGTVISMTGLVLALAALFAPCRVEIPKDYIAIFALAPLILVALALTGELGVVSGIVLVLLFVAFVGYIGYRESRRAVPTFRSSEVLENMDSRELASVTGGGGGGTGGGSGGGAGELYETGSLAVSKSNQRSGSVLMGLAVLALVGLVVGAYAMSEGTEGILENFAISGTVFGATIATVVLSLEDIFLTVEPFRKGAPAIGVGNVIGSVVFSVTAKLGVIALVGGSILITSDVFTWHLPALVVINGFAAYALFTGHLRRWHGATLLVGYIAYWVISFSVFGLVPIDDAPEGEESGSETGIEAPAVPGAPAADDDAPAAGTPAVPAAPGAPADDD; from the coding sequence ATGACGCCCATCATCTCCATCATCGTCTTCGCCGCGGGAGCGGCGGTGCTGATCTACAGCGCCGAGAAGCTGATCACGTACCTGGTGGGTGCCGCGCGCGGCCTGGCCATCTCGTTGTTCCTGCTCGCGATCCTGTTCACCGGGATCGAGTTCGACGACCTGGTGTTCGGCGTGGTGCTGAACCTGGAGGGTCTCGAGGACGTCGCGCTGGGCGTCATCTTCGGCACCGTCATCTCCATGACCGGCCTCGTCCTGGCGCTGGCCGCGCTGTTCGCGCCCTGCCGGGTGGAGATCCCGAAGGACTACATCGCGATTTTCGCGCTCGCCCCGCTCATCCTGGTCGCGCTCGCGCTGACCGGGGAACTGGGAGTGGTCTCCGGAATCGTGCTGGTTCTGTTGTTCGTGGCGTTCGTCGGCTACATCGGTTATCGCGAGTCGCGGCGCGCGGTGCCGACCTTCCGCAGCTCCGAGGTGCTCGAGAACATGGACAGCCGTGAGCTGGCCTCGGTCACCGGTGGCGGCGGCGGCGGAACCGGAGGCGGGTCGGGCGGCGGCGCCGGTGAGCTCTACGAGACCGGCAGCCTGGCCGTGTCGAAGTCGAACCAGCGCAGCGGCTCGGTGCTGATGGGGCTCGCGGTGCTCGCCCTGGTCGGCCTCGTCGTCGGCGCCTACGCGATGTCCGAGGGCACCGAGGGCATCCTGGAGAACTTCGCCATCAGCGGCACCGTGTTCGGCGCGACGATCGCGACGGTGGTCCTCTCGCTGGAGGACATCTTCCTGACCGTGGAGCCGTTCCGTAAGGGCGCACCCGCGATCGGTGTCGGCAACGTCATCGGCAGCGTCGTGTTCTCGGTGACCGCGAAGCTCGGTGTCATCGCCCTGGTCGGTGGCTCGATCCTGATCACCTCGGACGTCTTCACCTGGCACCTGCCGGCCCTGGTGGTGATCAACGGGTTCGCCGCCTACGCGTTGTTCACCGGACACCTGCGGCGCTGGCACGGTGCCACGCTGCTGGTGGGTTACATCGCCTACTGGGTGATCAGCTTCTCGGTGTTCGGCCTCGTGCCGATCGACGACGCACCGGAGGGCGAGGAGAGCGGGTCGGAGACCGGCATCGAGGCCCCGGCCGTCCCGGGTGCCCCCGCCGCCGACGACGACGCCCCCGCCGCCGGCACCCCGGCCGTCCCCGCCGCACCGGGAGCACCGGCCGACGACGACTAG
- a CDS encoding MFS transporter, protein MSLLDVSIVAVALPSMQRGLDTTPGGVQWVVSGYALTFGLALVPAGRLGDAFGRRRMFLIALALFVLFSVAAGAAPSIGWLAAARLAQGLAAGMLAPQNSGLIQNLFSGDERGRAFGLFGATVGISTAVGPIVGGVILALFGEAEGWRWIFFVNLPIGIVALVLAARLIPPVPGAGEGHRSIDWVGVGLLGGAVLAVLLPLVQAESGGLGRLWWLFVVGTALGGAFVLWERRVLRRETEPLLDVRLVTATPGYAWGAALGAVYFIGFSGVWIVLAQFFQSGLGYTPLQSGLAVAPFALGSAFSAAWGGRLVQRHGRRLTVFGLVVVIAGFGTAALLLGTLDPSVVGWAIAPAMLVGGIGGGFVISPNLTMTLREVPVRMAGSAGGALQTGQRIGATIGTAALPGVFYAVLASGGGDYQAAISLTLVATLVVLLVVLVIALADLRAGRSRPVPVSGSGETFEHHHLHYD, encoded by the coding sequence ATGTCGCTGCTCGACGTCAGCATCGTCGCGGTCGCGCTGCCGTCGATGCAGCGCGGCCTGGACACCACGCCGGGCGGGGTGCAGTGGGTCGTCTCCGGCTACGCCCTGACGTTCGGGCTCGCGCTGGTGCCGGCCGGGCGGCTCGGCGACGCCTTCGGCCGCCGGCGGATGTTCCTCATCGCCCTTGCCCTGTTCGTGCTGTTCAGCGTCGCGGCCGGGGCGGCACCGTCGATCGGGTGGCTGGCCGCGGCCCGGCTCGCACAGGGCCTCGCGGCCGGGATGCTCGCCCCGCAGAACTCCGGGCTGATCCAGAACCTGTTCTCCGGCGACGAGCGCGGGCGGGCGTTCGGCCTGTTCGGTGCCACCGTCGGCATCTCGACGGCGGTCGGCCCGATCGTCGGCGGCGTCATCCTGGCCCTGTTCGGCGAGGCCGAGGGCTGGCGGTGGATCTTCTTCGTGAACCTGCCGATCGGCATCGTGGCGCTGGTGCTCGCGGCCCGGCTGATCCCGCCGGTGCCCGGGGCGGGGGAGGGCCATCGCAGCATCGACTGGGTCGGCGTCGGACTCCTCGGCGGCGCCGTCCTGGCCGTGCTGCTGCCGCTGGTGCAGGCCGAGAGCGGGGGACTCGGACGGCTGTGGTGGCTGTTCGTCGTCGGCACCGCGCTCGGGGGAGCGTTCGTGCTGTGGGAGCGGCGGGTGCTGCGGCGCGAGACCGAGCCGCTGCTCGACGTCCGCCTGGTCACCGCGACACCCGGCTACGCCTGGGGTGCGGCGCTCGGCGCGGTGTACTTCATCGGCTTCTCCGGGGTCTGGATCGTGCTCGCTCAGTTCTTCCAGTCCGGGCTGGGCTACACGCCGCTGCAGTCCGGGCTCGCCGTGGCGCCGTTCGCGCTGGGGTCCGCGTTCTCCGCGGCGTGGGGCGGGCGCCTGGTCCAGCGCCACGGGCGGCGCCTGACCGTGTTCGGTCTCGTCGTGGTCATCGCCGGGTTCGGGACGGCGGCGCTGCTGCTCGGCACGCTCGACCCGTCGGTCGTCGGCTGGGCGATCGCGCCGGCGATGCTCGTCGGCGGGATCGGCGGTGGATTCGTCATCTCGCCGAACCTGACGATGACGCTGCGGGAGGTACCTGTCCGAATGGCGGGGTCGGCCGGTGGCGCATTGCAGACCGGGCAGCGGATCGGCGCGACGATCGGGACAGCGGCACTGCCCGGTGTCTTCTACGCCGTCCTGGCCTCCGGAGGCGGGGACTACCAGGCCGCGATCTCGCTGACCCTGGTGGCGACACTCGTCGTCCTGCTGGTGGTGCTGGTCATCGCCCTGGCCGACCTGCGCGCGGGCCGTTCACGGCCGGTTCCGGTCTCCGGTTCCGGCGAGACCTTCGAGCACCATCACCTGCACTACGACTGA
- the pqqD gene encoding pyrroloquinoline quinone biosynthesis peptide chaperone PqqD: MPSDAASPAPAPSPAPAPAPSTAGLPAVPPAGRPSLSRHVRMRFDRTRERHVLLGPESVIVLNPTGADILGLCDGVRTVSDVAAKLQARYDRVVDDEVTAFLARLVVRHCVEIDHGQ; the protein is encoded by the coding sequence GTGCCGAGTGACGCGGCCTCCCCCGCACCGGCTCCGTCACCCGCCCCGGCTCCGGCCCCGTCCACGGCGGGGCTGCCGGCCGTCCCGCCGGCCGGGCGCCCGTCGCTGTCGCGGCACGTCCGGATGAGGTTCGACCGGACCCGGGAGCGACACGTGCTGCTCGGGCCCGAGTCGGTGATCGTGCTCAACCCGACCGGTGCGGACATCCTCGGGCTCTGCGACGGCGTCCGGACGGTGTCCGACGTCGCCGCGAAGCTGCAGGCGCGCTACGACCGCGTGGTCGACGACGAGGTGACGGCCTTCTTGGCGCGTCTCGTCGTCCGCCACTGTGTGGAGATCGATCATGGACAGTGA